A region from the Ctenopharyngodon idella isolate HZGC_01 chromosome 13, HZGC01, whole genome shotgun sequence genome encodes:
- the marcksl1a gene encoding MARCKS-related protein 1-A, with protein MGAQLTKGEATVDGTAAADKANGQENGHVKTNGDVSTKPDGEAVAADGNGTAEVAKEEEVAKTEAGDGIEAAPATEGDATKSDGEAAKETKKKKKFSLKNSFKFKGISLKKNKKGSEEATETAATPTAEGKPEEEVQAATETKEEEPAVAETNETTAPEAEAEPKTEEEPKAEEEPKAEAEPKAEEPAQETEAAPTEEITKSETPETPAPAEETTPTTASDPEPATE; from the exons ATGGGTGCTCAGTTGACTAAAGGTGAAGCTACAGTGGACGGAACAGCCGCGGCTGATAAAGCCAATGGTCAG GAAAATGGCCACGTGAAAACCAACGGTGACGTATCCACCAAGCCAGATGGAGAAGCCGTGGCAGCAGACGGAAATGGAACCGCAGAGGTTGCCAAGGAGGAGGAGGTGGCCAAGACGGAGGCGGGAGATGGCATCGAAGCCGCGCCTGCCACCGAGGGAGACGCCACCAAATCCGATGGTGAAGCTGCAAAGGAaaccaagaagaagaagaaattctCACTGAAGAACTCCTTCAAATTTAAGGGCATTTCCCTGAAGAAGAACAAGAAGGGAAGCGAGGAGGCAACGGAGACCGCTGCCACGCCCACCGCCGAAGGCAAACCCGAGGAGGAGGTCCAGGCGGCTACGGAAACCAAAGAGGAGGAGCCGGCTGTGGCAGAGACCAATGAGACAACGGCACCTGAGGCAGAGGCGGAGCCAAAGACAGAGGAGGAGCCAAAAGCAGAGGAGGAGCCAAAGGCAGAGGCAGAGCCTAAAGCAGAAGAGCCCGCCCAGGAAACAGAAGCCGCGCCCACAGAGGAGATCACAAAATCTGAGACCCCCGAGACCCCCGCCCCTGCTGAAGAGACCACGCCCACCACAGCTTCGGACCCGGAGCCGGCTACAGAGTGA